In Candidatus Kerfeldbacteria bacterium, a single genomic region encodes these proteins:
- the rsmA gene encoding ribosomal RNA small subunit methyltransferase A: protein MKPDRSQGQNFVIDETVITDMVRAAGIVPGARVLEIGPGFGSLTIALLEAGATVVAVEQDRRLIPALHKLTSVYPPLHLVTGDIFQVRRALPLLIQDGTYQLVSNLPYNITSRVLREFLETQPRPTSVTVLVQQEVAERVIAPAGAMSVLSVAVQLYADSEIVRLVPPSSFWPAPAVTSAILHLTKIGSDVHGFLKTLKPYSAADFFRLVKIGYSGRRKQLHNTLAAGLKLSNQEVQKTLLSAKISPESRPQTLTIRDWIRVVHAFMKKQ from the coding sequence ATGAAGCCTGATCGCAGCCAGGGTCAGAATTTTGTAATTGATGAAACAGTTATAACGGATATGGTTCGTGCCGCTGGCATTGTACCGGGTGCTCGGGTATTAGAAATTGGTCCGGGGTTTGGCAGTTTAACCATAGCCTTGCTCGAGGCCGGGGCTACCGTGGTTGCCGTAGAGCAAGATCGGCGCCTGATACCCGCGCTTCACAAATTGACCAGCGTGTACCCGCCGCTTCACCTGGTAACCGGTGATATTTTTCAGGTACGGCGTGCGCTCCCGTTGCTTATTCAGGATGGCACCTATCAGCTAGTTTCAAATCTTCCTTACAATATTACTTCCCGGGTACTCCGTGAATTTCTTGAGACCCAGCCTCGGCCGACCTCGGTGACCGTATTAGTCCAGCAGGAGGTGGCGGAGCGAGTCATTGCTCCGGCTGGCGCCATGAGCGTTTTGAGCGTTGCTGTGCAATTGTATGCTGATTCGGAGATAGTCCGTCTGGTGCCGCCATCCAGTTTTTGGCCGGCACCGGCGGTTACTTCAGCAATTTTACATCTCACCAAGATTGGATCAGATGTTCACGGATTTTTGAAAACACTAAAGCCATATTCAGCGGCTGATTTTTTTCGATTGGTTAAGATCGGCTACTCGGGTCGGCGAAAGCAGCTCCATAACACCCTGGCGGCAGGTCTGAAATTATCAAATCAGGAAGTTCAAAAAACCTTATTGTCGGCTAAGATTAGCCCAGAATCGCGACCTCAAACATTAACCATCAGGGACTGGATTAGGGTGGTGCACGCCTTTATGAAAAAACAGTAG
- a CDS encoding threonylcarbamoyl-AMP synthase, translating into MDIVRLNLSNPEKNIIEQAAAVLKQGGVVAYPTDTAYGLAADALNENAIGKLFIIKQRVQKPLPVIVDSVTMLKKIARVSAAEKKIMDAYWPGAVTIIFDKVESVPPFLTLGLPTVGVRIPDLQAAQMLVKAAGSPITSTSANLSGKGNCYSAECVLRMFQANDAQPDLILDAGDLPEVPVSTVVRLENGKITIIRQGPVKVRGAQPAKAA; encoded by the coding sequence ATGGATATCGTACGTCTCAATCTCTCCAATCCTGAAAAAAATATTATTGAGCAAGCGGCAGCCGTGTTGAAGCAAGGCGGCGTGGTCGCCTATCCTACCGACACTGCTTATGGTTTGGCAGCCGATGCGCTGAATGAAAACGCGATCGGTAAATTATTTATTATCAAGCAACGGGTGCAAAAACCATTGCCGGTGATTGTCGATTCGGTCACCATGCTGAAAAAAATTGCTCGCGTTTCTGCTGCTGAGAAAAAAATTATGGATGCGTATTGGCCGGGCGCGGTGACAATTATTTTTGACAAAGTGGAGAGCGTGCCGCCGTTCCTTACTCTGGGGTTACCCACGGTTGGTGTCCGCATACCTGATTTGCAAGCAGCTCAAATGTTGGTCAAAGCAGCGGGTTCGCCGATCACATCAACGAGCGCCAATTTGAGCGGGAAAGGGAATTGCTATTCTGCTGAATGCGTCTTGCGCATGTTTCAGGCAAATGATGCGCAGCCTGATCTCATTCTTGACGCGGGCGATTTGCCCGAGGTTCCCGTTTCTACCGTGGTGCGGCTGGAGAATGGGAAGATAACTATTATTCGTCAGGGTCCGGTGAAAGTGCGCGGCGCGCAGCCTGCCAAAGCGGCATAG
- a CDS encoding leucine--tRNA ligase: MRKHYNHSEVEQRWQESWKRDQVWRVSDTASGDSSYVLDMFPYPSAQGLHVGHPEGYTASDIYTRYLRARGKSVLHPMGFDSFGLPAENYAIKTGTHPAKTTAENIANMRRQIQSLGFSYDWSREVITSDPKYYRWTQWIFVQLFKHGLAYEADAPINWCPKDKTGLANEEVVDGKCERCGTPVTKKQIKQWLVKITDERYIERLLHGLDTVDWPESIKLLQRNWIGRSEGATIHFPIEAQWPKRVIILHGYQGSPDTGFKVWLRAELEKHGTRVDAPQLSIEEMPSLEENLKIVKSLKPDSDTVILGHSLGCVLALEAVQQLGLKLAGLVLLAPPHVPAQPNVTYPAGVSQYSDYDYDVKKINRQVPRITVIGDTHDDLVAPAEPKALAELLGAHLIMEQAPRPHYANRELGSFAVPTVLAAIASGANQQVTVFTTRPDTIFGATYVVLSPEHSLVGLITTDKQRSAVEQYQKEAAAKSDLERTDLAKNKTGVFTGAYAVNPVNDKKMPIWIADYVLSTYGTGAIMAVPAHDERDHAFAQKFKLPIVPVIQPDRVMPKMQPPMGSAGAWGTLDSDIEYTCWTGDGEMINSGEYNGMDSVEFKKKIIAWLEKKDLGKTSINYKMRDWLFSRQRYWGEPIPIVHCAKCEAAAVPEKDLPVTLPDVEKYEPTGTGESPLAAIESWVNTTCPECGGPAKRETNTMPQWAGSNWYFLRYCDPHNDKQLADPEKLKAWLPVDMYVGGAEHAVLHLLYARFIYKFLFDIGAVPNECGEEPFVKLKNQGIILGEDGQKMSKSRGNVINPDDVVKEYGADVLRMYEMFMGPFEDAKPWSTKGIIGVRRFVERVWEIFDRVERGKTEVGSTLLHQTIQSVSEKIELFRFNTCISDLMKLTNEWGTASVAQTSFERFLQLLAPFAPHLAQELWHQLGHTTYIENEGWPKFDPAKIVKTEATYAIQVNGKLRDTLVMPTDAPQEVVVEKAKTSVAVQRHLTGEPKKVIFVPKKLVNFVV, from the coding sequence ATGCGGAAACACTACAATCATTCGGAAGTTGAGCAACGCTGGCAGGAATCCTGGAAGCGGGATCAGGTTTGGCGTGTTTCGGATACGGCATCGGGTGATTCGTCGTACGTATTGGATATGTTCCCCTATCCATCGGCGCAGGGTTTGCACGTCGGCCACCCAGAGGGGTACACCGCATCCGATATCTATACCCGCTATCTTCGCGCTCGGGGAAAATCGGTGCTCCACCCGATGGGGTTTGACTCATTTGGCCTGCCCGCAGAGAATTACGCTATCAAAACTGGCACCCACCCCGCCAAAACCACCGCAGAAAACATTGCCAACATGCGCCGGCAGATACAAAGTCTCGGGTTTTCCTATGATTGGTCACGCGAGGTTATTACGTCTGATCCAAAATATTACCGCTGGACTCAGTGGATTTTTGTTCAGCTGTTCAAGCACGGCCTCGCCTACGAAGCTGACGCGCCGATCAATTGGTGTCCGAAAGATAAAACCGGCTTAGCTAATGAAGAAGTAGTAGACGGAAAATGCGAGCGTTGCGGCACGCCGGTGACCAAGAAACAAATTAAACAGTGGTTAGTAAAAATTACTGACGAGCGCTATATCGAGCGATTGCTTCATGGATTGGATACTGTTGATTGGCCAGAGTCAATCAAATTATTACAGCGCAATTGGATTGGTCGGAGCGAAGGTGCGACGATACATTTTCCGATTGAAGCGCAGTGGCCAAAACGAGTCATCATATTACATGGGTACCAGGGCAGTCCGGACACGGGTTTCAAAGTATGGCTCCGCGCCGAACTTGAGAAGCATGGTACGCGCGTTGACGCGCCACAGCTATCAATCGAGGAGATGCCGAGCCTGGAGGAAAATCTTAAAATTGTGAAATCCTTGAAACCGGATTCAGACACGGTTATTCTTGGGCATAGCCTTGGCTGCGTGCTGGCATTGGAAGCCGTCCAGCAATTAGGTTTGAAATTAGCTGGGTTGGTATTGCTTGCACCGCCCCATGTTCCAGCTCAACCGAATGTCACCTATCCCGCGGGAGTTTCGCAGTATAGTGACTATGATTATGATGTGAAAAAAATTAATCGCCAGGTGCCACGGATTACCGTGATTGGCGATACGCATGATGACTTGGTGGCACCAGCTGAACCAAAGGCGCTAGCGGAATTATTGGGCGCCCACTTAATTATGGAACAAGCGCCACGTCCGCATTATGCTAATCGCGAACTCGGATCGTTTGCCGTGCCGACGGTGTTGGCAGCAATTGCATCTGGAGCTAATCAACAGGTAACGGTATTTACTACCCGACCGGATACAATATTTGGCGCGACGTATGTGGTGCTGTCACCCGAGCACTCATTAGTTGGTTTAATCACGACTGACAAACAACGCAGTGCTGTTGAGCAATACCAAAAAGAAGCGGCGGCCAAATCTGATCTGGAGCGCACTGATTTGGCAAAAAATAAAACTGGCGTTTTTACCGGCGCGTACGCAGTCAACCCCGTTAATGATAAGAAGATGCCCATTTGGATAGCTGATTATGTGTTGAGCACTTATGGTACGGGCGCCATCATGGCCGTGCCAGCGCACGATGAGCGGGATCACGCCTTTGCCCAGAAATTTAAACTGCCGATTGTGCCTGTCATTCAGCCAGATCGGGTGATGCCGAAGATGCAGCCGCCCATGGGAAGCGCCGGCGCTTGGGGTACCCTAGATTCCGACATTGAGTACACTTGCTGGACGGGTGATGGTGAGATGATCAATTCCGGCGAGTATAACGGCATGGATTCGGTTGAGTTCAAGAAAAAAATTATTGCCTGGCTGGAGAAAAAGGATTTAGGCAAAACATCCATCAATTACAAAATGCGCGATTGGTTATTTTCCCGCCAGCGGTACTGGGGCGAACCAATCCCGATTGTGCATTGCGCCAAATGCGAGGCGGCGGCAGTCCCGGAAAAAGATTTGCCCGTTACCTTGCCCGACGTGGAGAAATACGAACCAACCGGCACCGGCGAATCGCCACTGGCCGCAATTGAATCATGGGTCAATACGACCTGCCCTGAGTGCGGCGGACCAGCCAAACGCGAGACAAATACCATGCCGCAGTGGGCTGGGTCTAACTGGTATTTCTTACGCTATTGCGATCCACATAATGACAAACAGCTGGCTGATCCAGAAAAATTGAAAGCCTGGTTGCCGGTCGATATGTATGTGGGTGGTGCGGAGCATGCGGTGCTGCATCTTTTGTACGCGCGTTTCATTTATAAGTTTTTGTTTGACATTGGCGCAGTGCCGAACGAATGCGGTGAAGAACCATTTGTGAAACTGAAGAATCAGGGGATTATCCTGGGCGAGGATGGACAGAAGATGTCGAAGTCGCGCGGCAATGTGATTAATCCTGACGATGTCGTCAAAGAATACGGCGCGGATGTGCTGCGCATGTATGAAATGTTCATGGGGCCGTTTGAAGATGCGAAGCCGTGGAGTACCAAGGGGATCATTGGTGTTCGGAGATTTGTTGAGCGGGTCTGGGAAATATTTGATCGGGTTGAGCGGGGCAAAACTGAGGTTGGGAGTACATTACTGCATCAGACTATCCAATCAGTCAGCGAAAAGATTGAGCTGTTCCGTTTTAATACCTGCATTAGTGATTTGATGAAATTAACCAATGAATGGGGCACTGCTTCTGTGGCACAAACTTCATTTGAAAGATTTTTACAATTACTCGCACCATTTGCCCCGCACTTGGCGCAAGAACTCTGGCACCAGCTGGGACACACGACGTATATAGAAAACGAGGGGTGGCCGAAATTTGATCCAGCCAAAATCGTTAAAACAGAAGCCACCTATGCTATCCAGGTAAATGGCAAACTTCGCGACACGCTGGTAATGCCGACTGATGCTCCTCAGGAAGTGGTCGTTGAAAAAGCAAAAACCAGTGTGGCCGTGCAGCGGCATCTGACTGGTGAACCAAAAAAAGTAATTTTTGTTCCCAAAAAACTGGTGAATTTTGTGGTTTAA
- a CDS encoding peptidoglycan DD-metalloendopeptidase family protein produces the protein MSLRFKSIIITALLRALEGVMMVGAVLGSMLNWILVRPIRVIGRFLLRHVFIHAYSLYRTVKNRLDIVFAPAKNKIIYPLLNKSSIHAIIAFLAVAVIVNNFVIKETRAEEFGRDLLLGAMTTNIQDVEITETAIQDTYSTPDYFRITGTVTPLNSGTPTAADTGTSALLASSGALVNPNLSSTTVGDRPRESVVYYTVEGGDTISVIAEKFGISTDTILWENRLGARDVIKPGNKLTILPISGVSHQVKKSETLEAIAKKYKADVNEIIEYNALVDATDIDIDQILIIPGGEVEPPKVPTITSPRGSSFAGGPIPPSSTQGGSSGKLLWPTTGHRVSQYFKWGHTGLDITGPYTAPTYAADDGRVEAVGWGSGYGNRIIINHGNGIKTLYAHHSKMFVSVGDSVSRGQTIGMIGCTGWCTGPHVHFEVIVNGVQVNPLSYL, from the coding sequence TTGAGCCTCCGGTTTAAATCAATCATCATAACCGCATTATTGCGCGCCCTGGAAGGGGTGATGATGGTTGGCGCGGTCTTGGGCTCAATGCTGAACTGGATCCTTGTGCGGCCGATTCGAGTAATTGGGCGTTTTTTATTGCGCCACGTATTTATTCACGCTTATAGCTTGTATCGAACCGTCAAAAATCGATTGGATATAGTTTTTGCTCCCGCAAAGAATAAAATCATTTACCCACTGCTGAATAAATCATCCATCCACGCCATCATCGCTTTCCTGGCGGTCGCTGTTATTGTTAATAACTTCGTAATCAAAGAAACACGAGCAGAGGAATTTGGTCGGGATTTATTGCTTGGCGCGATGACCACAAATATTCAAGATGTCGAGATTACTGAAACGGCTATTCAAGACACGTACTCCACCCCCGACTATTTTCGAATCACCGGCACGGTTACCCCGCTGAATTCCGGCACGCCGACCGCAGCCGATACCGGCACCAGCGCACTCCTGGCGAGCAGCGGCGCTCTAGTAAACCCAAATCTCTCCAGTACCACGGTCGGCGATCGACCGCGCGAATCTGTGGTGTATTACACCGTCGAGGGTGGCGATACGATTAGCGTCATTGCGGAAAAATTTGGCATTTCTACGGATACCATTCTCTGGGAAAACCGGCTTGGGGCACGTGATGTGATTAAACCCGGAAACAAACTAACTATTTTACCGATTTCCGGCGTATCACATCAGGTAAAAAAGAGCGAAACCCTCGAGGCAATTGCCAAAAAGTATAAAGCTGATGTTAATGAAATAATTGAGTACAACGCGCTCGTTGACGCCACTGATATTGATATTGATCAAATTCTCATAATTCCTGGCGGTGAAGTAGAGCCGCCAAAGGTTCCTACGATCACCTCACCCCGTGGATCCAGCTTTGCTGGTGGCCCTATTCCTCCCTCATCAACACAGGGCGGTTCATCAGGAAAATTACTCTGGCCAACCACCGGCCACCGCGTCAGCCAATATTTCAAATGGGGACATACGGGCCTCGATATTACCGGCCCCTATACGGCGCCGACCTATGCCGCCGATGACGGCCGTGTCGAGGCAGTCGGTTGGGGTTCTGGCTATGGCAATCGCATCATCATCAATCACGGCAATGGCATCAAAACATTATACGCGCACCACTCAAAAATGTTTGTCTCAGTAGGTGACAGCGTTTCCCGAGGACAGACTATCGGTATGATCGGCTGTACCGGCTGGTGCACCGGGCCGCACGTCCATTTCGAAGTTATTGTGAATGGCGTCCAGGTCAATCCCTTGAGCTATCTATAA
- a CDS encoding response regulator: MVISNSGQPVELEKVKTLGARDYIIKAQFTPDEVLEKVRGILGGIQPASASPTASPKENQTRILIVEDDQFLRDLLVTKLTKEKFDVTAAMDGPSGLEKILTTRPEIVLLDIIMPGMDGFEILKRIRDNTDMQMARTPVILLSNLGQEADVEKGRNLGANDYLIKSNFTIDEIIEKIQKTLKQVG, from the coding sequence ATGGTTATTTCAAATTCAGGGCAGCCGGTGGAACTAGAAAAGGTTAAAACGCTGGGCGCTCGAGATTACATCATTAAGGCTCAATTTACGCCGGATGAGGTGCTGGAAAAAGTGCGCGGCATTCTCGGTGGTATCCAGCCAGCCAGCGCTTCGCCAACCGCCAGTCCGAAGGAAAACCAGACTCGAATATTAATAGTCGAGGATGATCAGTTCCTGCGGGATTTGCTGGTGACGAAATTGACCAAAGAAAAGTTTGATGTGACCGCGGCCATGGACGGCCCCAGCGGCCTGGAGAAAATTTTGACGACACGTCCGGAAATCGTACTGCTCGATATTATCATGCCGGGCATGGACGGATTTGAGATTCTGAAGCGTATTCGGGATAACACTGATATGCAGATGGCGCGCACGCCAGTCATTTTGCTGTCCAATCTCGGCCAAGAAGCTGACGTGGAGAAAGGGCGTAACTTGGGAGCTAATGATTATTTGATCAAGTCGAATTTTACCATTGATGAGATCATTGAAAAAATTCAGAAGACGTTGAAGCAGGTTGGCTAA
- a CDS encoding HAMP domain-containing histidine kinase, giving the protein MKAMAMVEEVQASKTKEKPAAPKSEADIKLEHDISRLGEEEKLKRLRWSVAVRYIVISAVCIITLVGYQIGFGFDLIGVLIAATIGFIFNLTSNLVFQNIYYPRFWPYIGIVLDMIIITLIVHATGGIESIFLPLYLIQLVGTNVHFSALAAPINLVLGGGMFVALITAEYTGGIPHASTGIFTEPLFLNQRYLFGMAITMISLMGISTYRSGYVVRSLSTVEAELLRANQELVRLNKIYSRVNRRLKEIDQMKTEFISVASHQMRTPLSGVKWVMRMILDGDLGELNQQQKEMLLKGYETNERMISLINDLLNVSRIEEGRFQYRFVHASLEELVAHICDELQPATRKKNVKLSFVKPTRALPKANIDPDKIRLAVQNLVDNAIKYTPPDGTVTVHLTEDQNQLIFSVRDSGVGIPVDQQGRIFSKFFRADNVIRMQTDGSGLGLFIAKNIVENHRGTIWFESLESRGTTFYFSLPIHDQVAETQYDQFIKSI; this is encoded by the coding sequence ATGAAAGCCATGGCTATGGTGGAGGAAGTCCAGGCCAGCAAAACAAAAGAAAAACCAGCCGCGCCAAAATCAGAAGCAGATATCAAGCTCGAGCATGACATCTCGCGTTTAGGTGAGGAAGAGAAATTAAAACGTCTCCGTTGGTCTGTCGCCGTGCGGTATATTGTCATCTCCGCAGTGTGCATTATTACGCTGGTAGGATACCAGATTGGTTTTGGGTTTGACTTGATCGGGGTGCTGATTGCCGCGACTATTGGATTCATTTTCAATCTGACGTCAAATCTCGTTTTTCAAAATATTTATTATCCGCGGTTTTGGCCGTATATCGGCATCGTGTTGGACATGATCATTATTACTTTGATTGTGCATGCCACGGGCGGTATCGAGAGTATATTTTTGCCGTTGTACCTTATTCAATTAGTTGGTACTAATGTTCACTTTAGCGCCCTTGCCGCACCAATTAATTTGGTGCTCGGCGGTGGCATGTTTGTGGCCTTGATTACGGCTGAATACACCGGCGGGATTCCTCACGCTTCAACTGGAATTTTTACCGAGCCGCTTTTCCTCAATCAACGGTATCTTTTTGGAATGGCAATCACCATGATCAGTCTGATGGGTATCAGTACGTATCGCAGCGGTTACGTGGTGCGTAGCTTGTCTACGGTTGAAGCGGAATTATTGCGAGCTAATCAAGAATTAGTTCGGTTGAATAAGATTTATTCACGCGTCAATCGCCGGTTGAAGGAGATTGATCAAATGAAGACGGAATTTATTTCTGTGGCCTCGCACCAGATGCGGACACCACTCTCCGGGGTGAAGTGGGTGATGCGGATGATTTTGGATGGGGATTTGGGTGAACTTAATCAGCAGCAAAAGGAAATGCTGCTCAAAGGGTATGAAACGAACGAGCGGATGATCTCACTTATTAATGACCTTTTGAATGTGTCCCGCATTGAGGAAGGTCGTTTCCAGTATCGATTTGTTCATGCTTCGCTGGAAGAATTAGTCGCTCATATATGCGACGAATTGCAGCCGGCTACTCGTAAGAAAAATGTGAAGCTGTCATTTGTGAAACCGACGCGGGCATTGCCAAAAGCAAACATTGATCCCGATAAAATTAGATTGGCGGTACAAAATCTCGTGGATAACGCCATCAAGTATACTCCGCCAGACGGCACCGTAACGGTTCATCTTACCGAGGATCAGAATCAATTAATTTTCAGCGTCCGCGACTCTGGCGTGGGCATTCCCGTAGATCAGCAGGGTCGCATTTTCTCGAAATTCTTCCGGGCGGATAACGTCATTCGGATGCAAACGGATGGTTCGGGTTTGGGCCTCTTCATCGCAAAAAATATTGTGGAGAATCACCGAGGCACGATCTGGTTTGAGAGTCTGGAAAGCCGCGGCACCACCTTCTATTTCTCTCTACCCATTCATGATCAGGTGGCAGAGACTCAATATGATCAATTTATTAAAAGTATTTAA
- a CDS encoding YifB family Mg chelatase-like AAA ATPase, which translates to MSVSIIVPSATIFGLEAQPVEVEADVARGLPKMFIVGLPDTAVQEAKERVRSGIRNSGFDFPAGVVTVNLAPADIRKEGSGFDLPIAIAILRARGEIHARVNLTDKLFVGELALDGSVRPVPGVLSMAIMAARRGIRELFVPVAVAGEAAAVAGPRVYPVRHLTDVAEHLNKRIIISPYQQVNQEQPIVTSNFDIGQVRGQIQAKRALEIAAAGGHNILMIGPPGSGKTMLARSLPSILPPLTPTESLEVTQIYSVLGKLNQPTLVTERPFRSPHHTTSAVALVGGGSSPRPGEISLAHRGVLFLDEFPEFSRHVVESLRQPLEDGVVTVSRAAAAMSFPARFMLVAAQNPCPCGYLNDPDRPCSCAPFQIIKYNKKISGPVVDRIDIHIRVPRLNFTEIGQPSAHDESAAIRARVLAARQRQVERLRGTGQTMNAEITVREIRTHCQVGEATSALLKKAVDQFHLSGRAYFRILKVARTIADLENDTNISIDHVAEALQYRSKTD; encoded by the coding sequence ATGTCTGTATCAATCATTGTTCCCTCGGCAACTATTTTTGGTCTCGAAGCGCAGCCCGTCGAGGTCGAAGCAGATGTGGCGCGTGGTTTGCCTAAAATGTTCATCGTCGGATTACCGGATACCGCGGTTCAGGAAGCGAAGGAGCGGGTGCGCTCCGGTATCCGCAATAGTGGCTTTGATTTTCCCGCCGGTGTGGTGACGGTGAATTTAGCGCCGGCTGACATCCGTAAAGAAGGGTCTGGTTTTGATTTGCCCATAGCAATCGCAATCTTACGCGCTCGAGGTGAAATTCATGCTCGGGTGAATCTCACTGATAAATTATTCGTTGGTGAATTAGCGCTTGATGGTAGCGTGCGGCCGGTGCCAGGCGTATTGTCCATGGCGATCATGGCAGCTCGTCGCGGTATTCGCGAGCTTTTTGTGCCGGTAGCCGTAGCCGGGGAAGCAGCGGCAGTAGCTGGTCCTCGGGTGTATCCGGTTCGGCATTTGACTGATGTTGCCGAACATTTAAATAAGCGAATAATAATTTCTCCGTATCAACAAGTCAATCAAGAGCAGCCCATCGTCACTTCAAATTTTGACATTGGTCAGGTGCGTGGGCAGATACAAGCGAAGCGGGCGCTGGAGATAGCGGCGGCCGGCGGCCATAATATTCTCATGATAGGCCCACCGGGTTCGGGTAAGACTATGTTAGCCCGGAGTTTGCCGTCTATTTTACCTCCCCTGACGCCAACTGAGTCGCTGGAGGTGACGCAGATTTATTCCGTATTGGGAAAATTAAATCAACCGACATTGGTTACGGAGCGGCCGTTTCGCTCCCCGCATCACACGACATCGGCCGTGGCATTAGTGGGTGGCGGGAGCTCGCCCCGGCCGGGTGAGATTTCTCTGGCACATCGAGGCGTGCTTTTTCTGGATGAATTTCCTGAATTTTCTCGACACGTGGTGGAGAGCTTACGTCAGCCTCTAGAGGACGGCGTGGTAACGGTGTCGCGCGCTGCGGCAGCGATGTCGTTTCCCGCACGTTTTATGCTCGTGGCGGCGCAGAATCCTTGCCCCTGCGGCTATCTCAATGATCCCGACCGGCCATGCAGCTGCGCACCCTTTCAGATAATTAAGTACAATAAAAAAATATCCGGCCCAGTCGTCGATCGCATTGATATTCATATTCGAGTTCCGCGATTGAATTTCACCGAAATTGGGCAGCCGTCAGCACATGATGAGTCAGCGGCAATTCGAGCGCGGGTACTCGCCGCGCGACAACGGCAGGTTGAACGACTTCGAGGAACCGGGCAAACGATGAATGCAGAAATAACCGTGCGTGAGATTCGGACCCACTGTCAGGTCGGTGAAGCGACCTCCGCGTTGCTCAAAAAGGCAGTTGACCAATTTCATCTTTCGGGTCGGGCATATTTTCGCATACTCAAAGTAGCCCGAACGATTGCTGATTTGGAAAACGATACAAACATATCGATCGATCATGTGGCTGAGGCGCTGCAGTATCGGTCGAAAACTGATTGA
- a CDS encoding rRNA pseudouridine synthase, with translation MRINKFIAASGIASRRKADALIVAGQVMVNGIVQQTLGTEIDPDHDRVTVSGREISAASTPTYLLFHKPVGYVCTHARHHGEQSIFELLPETYRHLAIAGRLDKDSSGLLILSDDGNFINELVHPRYTKEKEYEATLSRPLNAQQSSELHQGVRLEEGVARVDRLTRVHGSTYQIILHQGWKRQIRRMVEAVGAQVVSLVRRRIDDYQLGNLAEGSFREFKK, from the coding sequence ATGCGTATCAATAAATTTATCGCTGCCAGTGGGATTGCTTCGCGCCGCAAGGCCGACGCTTTGATTGTGGCAGGTCAGGTGATGGTGAACGGTATTGTTCAGCAAACGCTCGGTACTGAGATTGACCCTGATCATGATCGTGTGACGGTTTCCGGACGCGAGATTAGTGCTGCGTCAACGCCTACTTATCTTTTGTTTCACAAACCAGTTGGGTATGTGTGTACGCATGCCCGGCATCATGGTGAACAATCCATATTTGAGTTATTGCCCGAGACGTATCGGCATTTAGCTATCGCTGGTCGCCTGGATAAAGATTCATCGGGACTGCTGATATTATCCGATGATGGCAATTTTATAAATGAATTGGTCCACCCGCGGTACACCAAAGAAAAAGAATACGAGGCGACACTCTCCCGGCCGTTAAACGCTCAGCAAAGTAGCGAATTGCACCAGGGCGTACGGCTCGAAGAGGGTGTGGCCCGTGTCGATCGGTTGACCAGAGTACATGGATCAACCTATCAAATTATTTTGCATCAGGGGTGGAAACGTCAGATACGTCGGATGGTGGAGGCGGTTGGCGCTCAGGTGGTCAGTCTGGTCCGTAGGCGGATTGACGATTATCAGCTGGGGAATCTGGCTGAGGGTTCGTTTCGCGAATTTAAGAAATAG
- a CDS encoding CDP-alcohol phosphatidyltransferase family protein, translating to METGPVTEFKATHLHELMARVFGPLARWCARVGIDPNVFTYTSVGFAAFSAVMIWLDHWFLAGIFLLCNGACDVLDGILARSMPERSERLRQKGAFLDPAVDRINDGFLFIGLILYGVEEIISVWPTHLGGYRFFLIALIAAAIAHPISSYYRARIESLNLRFQQKKPLTRAGLHVALGFVIIGMWLINGPWRHEFFFWSVTLCVSLPTIINLVRRFRHSLKIFDEHYQ from the coding sequence ATGGAAACAGGGCCAGTTACTGAATTCAAAGCCACGCATCTGCATGAATTGATGGCTCGAGTGTTTGGGCCGTTAGCCCGGTGGTGCGCACGAGTGGGTATCGATCCGAACGTATTTACCTATACGAGCGTTGGGTTCGCCGCTTTTTCCGCGGTCATGATTTGGTTGGATCATTGGTTTCTTGCGGGAATTTTTTTGCTCTGCAACGGAGCCTGCGACGTATTGGACGGAATACTCGCGCGATCAATGCCAGAGCGATCTGAGCGGTTGCGCCAAAAGGGAGCCTTCCTCGATCCAGCAGTCGATCGCATCAATGATGGTTTCTTATTCATCGGTTTGATTCTCTACGGGGTTGAAGAGATCATTAGTGTTTGGCCGACGCATTTAGGGGGATATCGTTTTTTCCTCATCGCGCTTATTGCAGCTGCGATCGCTCATCCTATCTCGTCGTATTATCGGGCGCGCATCGAATCGCTCAATCTGCGATTTCAGCAGAAGAAACCGCTGACGCGAGCGGGTCTTCACGTGGCGCTTGGTTTCGTCATCATCGGTATGTGGCTGATCAACGGACCGTGGCGTCATGAATTTTTTTTCTGGTCGGTGACCCTCTGTGTGTCGCTGCCGACGATTATCAATCTGGTGCGGCGGTTCCGCCACTCGTTGAAAATCTTCGATGAACATTATCAGTAG